The Bactrocera dorsalis isolate Fly_Bdor chromosome 3, ASM2337382v1, whole genome shotgun sequence genomic interval GCTAGAGCATAGACCTTGACCATGATTTTGCATTCtcatgtttaattttatttgaaatttgaatatttgcatatattttatatatgtatgcatatagtaACGGTTTCTTCTAGTTAATCCTACTTGTGTGGAATTTCTATTCCATATCATTGACGGATTTTTAATTCAATGGATGCCATCTCATTATTTTCTTAAGATAAAGCTTTCATCAGAAAACCCTCTTTCCTCCACTTCTATTTGGTATGGTAAAGACAGAAAGTATGGGAACTTCTGAAGGCTCCTAAAGACAAACCGGGTCAAAGCCCATAACAATcatgaaaaatatacaatattttttataataatttttatatcacgAAGACGAATGATAATTAAGAAATGGAAATATGCTTTTCTTAACATTCCCAATTTGATGAGATTTTCCTgtacgtgcatgtgtgtgtatgtaaaaaaataaaatttcatattatttatgttttgcaaaaataaaaatttgcgaTGATTTGTTGCATGCTCACacctacatacctacatacattaatattctttgtttacttttcttaataaaattcgCACTTAATTTCGTGTGTTTCGGCCGAAAACTGCGTGCTAGCCGAAGAACGACGGAATTTGTTTGAAATGTCGTCGTAACTCTCTGTTTATAGTGTAAATTCTTACGGCAAtttgcgtatatgtatatgtatgtaaatacgttGCGGGCGATTGCCTTGTAGATTaacgtacatatttacaaatatatgtacatatgtacatatgaaattCCGCTTGTTTGTATGCACCTTTGCAATAAAATGCATGCCTTTCGCTTTACCTTTACAGAAATTCGATGAAGTCGATGGGCAGTCGGTTACACCCCTCACCATGGCGGCCATGATGGGCAATGTGACGTTCGTGAAGACGCTACTCACGCAGTTCGACATCGATTTGGAGCGCGAGTGCACCGTCGTCTTCGATGGGCTGCTGGTCTATGGCGCAACCGCGCTCTGGGTCGCCGCGGGCATGGGCCACATGCAAGTGGTGAAGATGTTAGTGCAGCGCGGTGCCGATGTTAATCACAACACAAAGGCGCAATCGTCACCACTTCGTGCCGCATGCTATGAAGGTGAGTTGACCAAACCAAATGTTAAAATTCTACCGTTACACATTTTAACTGTGGCACCTTTTCAGGACGCCTGGATATCGTTAAATATCTAATTGAACATGGCGCCGATGTGAACTTGGCCAACACCTACAACAACACATCTATTATGATTGCCGCCTACAAGGGGCACGCCCATGTTGTGGACACACTGCTGAAGAACGGCGCTAATCCGAATGAGCAAGCGCTTTGTGGCGCCACCGCACTGCATTACGCCGCCGAGTGCGGCCACCTGGACGTGTGTCGCCTGTTGCTCGACCACGGCGCTCGCATGCAAAAGAACGAGCACGGACTGACGCCCGTTCTGCAAGCCGCCGAACGGACACACGAAGCGGTAGTGGAAATGTTCATATCACGACCGGGACTAATGACCAAAGAGGAGGTGTGTGTGCGCTCGCGCAAAATTGTTGGTTTTGTATACAATTAATCATGTCATGTCTTAATTTGTCGTCACAGATAATAACGGCAATCGAGTTGATGGGTGCCTCATTTGCCAACGATAAGGATAATTACAACGTCACGAAAGCCTATCAGCACATGATGCGTGCTATGGAAATGCGCTATGAGGACGAACAGAAGGTGATACGAAAGCGCGTCATGGCGCCGGTGCCGGCCTATGACGATTGGTTCGAAACGGAGAACATACCAGAGCTACAGGCTATACGActgaatcatcattcgatacaTATGGAGGCGTTGACGATACGAGAGCGCATTTTAGGCAAACACTATCCGGATCTGCCGCAGCCGATCGTGTATCGTGGCGCTGTAATGGCCGATCAAGGACGTTTTGCACAGTGCCAAGTGCTCTGGAATTATGCTATCGATCTGCGCATGATCAACAATGTAAGCGCTCACATATTGGCTTCAATCTCTTTACACACCTAATTTGCATGTATTTCTAGGTTTCAGTGGAACGCGACTTGCTGCGCTTTGCTCAGCTATTCTCACAAATTTTGCGCTTGGAGAAACAAACATTGGATCTTTCGCTGGTTTTGTCGGTGTTAGTGAAGTGTCAGCAGGAAATAgagaataataaatacaaaatagcgCATCCGGGACCGAAGGATGTGCCGCAGATGTTGGCGGTAAAAGCTCAATCTTGCCCTCTCTCTCCTCATCCATTTCTTTCTCTCTCCTTATCTCTATCTCTTctcatctctctctctctttcttttccTTGTAATGCAAAAATCTCTTTTTCGGTTTTAGGATCAAAACGAACAGAATGTCGTCACTGCCCTCTACCTCATCAAGATCATCACGAAACTGTTAGCGCACACCAATATCGACATAGAACGAAATCAAATCGAACAATTATACTCAACGATATTGAAATTCATTAAATGCGATACTCGCCTGGCAGACGGCCAGACTCTATTACATTTGGCTGTGAATGGCGTAACGCCGGTTGATGATTTCTACACAAGTGATATATGCCGGTAAATGCCACACTCTGCAGCATCTTCTCCTcattatatgtaattaaaatgttatGTTTACTCTGCTAGCTTTCCTTGCTTCCGCACTGCATTGCTGCTGGTCCATGTTGGCGCCTCCGTTACAGCTGTGGACCGTGACCGCAATACACCCCTGCATACGCTCGTCTCAAGTGTAAGTTTAGGCAACTATTTTCCACATTCTGAACTGTGTACAACTTTTCTCTGCAAATTTACAGATCCAGTCCCCACGCGACAATCCCCACGTACTAGTGCAGGCCGAAAAGATTGTGAAGCTCTTCGTGGACGCCGGCGCACACTTGGACGCGGTGAACGCGAATGGCTTGACGCCAGCAAGAGTCGGTAATGCAGGTAAACAAGGCTGTGCAATGCGAAATATATCAAACTGCAATTAATGCTCTTGTCTAACTATTGCAGCTGGCATTAGTAATCTGATACTAAGCTACCAGAATTCGTTAACCTCCCTGAAATGCATCGCCTCACGTTGCATCGCCTTCCACAAGCTCAAATATCAGGGTTTCATACCGAAGGCTTTGGAAGCCTTCATACAAATGCACAGTGCCGAAAAGTTTTGTGCGTAAACGCGTTGCCATTTTCGATTTGCGGAGAGTTGTGTTGAGTAGCGTGAGCGGCGTGTGGCAGTGGAAACGTGCGGCCTGATATTACACTATCAACTTCCTTTCTGTATattgtaattttgtatatttgagatcgaatatttattttagttattaaaaatgCTAGGCGCTAGTTAGCTAACAAACAATAACGGTATTGAACGACGAGTACgcaatacatatttaatagccaattgaattgaattgaatttcatGCTTGGGAAGTTATGAGATATCTAATATGTATTTGATATTATTGTGGTACAAAACTTGTTcgccaaaaataagtttttaaataaattttgtttgagaTAATGCAACCAAATATTGTACATTAAAAATGTGGACTGAAAAGTTTAATtgtaaatacatgcatacatacataaatactaattaaaaaaCGACCGAAAGCGAAGTCTCCAAATGGACACGACTTAAGTCTCCTAATGGATAAagatgataaaaataaataaaaaaaaaatattttacaagcgACCGCCACTCTTTCATTTACATGTATTTCGCTTGCTAAGTTAATACAAATGTTTGGTACTGacataagttaggttaggtcgcATTTGAGTTACCCAAAAACTCTTCAAAGGTGGTTCGCTAGATCCTTATCGATCGATGGCGCGTTTTAGGTACTTAAGTGTGTATGGGAAATAAAAACTcagaatttttgcaaaataacctcaaaataaatGGTACcgaatattcgatttttttaaattgcttttaaCTCCCCTTCTTCGCACCCTTTATACACAGCGCGACAATTAAAAACAGAGGTCACGTAAAGTGGCTCTTAGAGGGACAATAAAGACTTCGTAaccatttattatatatatatatatgtatgtatttaaaccACGTTtgacatttataaaaattaaacttgtattatattaagtataaaatCACAGCTGAAAGTTCTATGTACAGgcatgtgtacgtatgtgtatgtacatattatacgaTGTATATGCAGGCACATGAACCACTCGTTCCAGATTCGCACCACACTCAGAGGCAGCCCACAAGTTTGTCGGTTGAACACTTTGTCCCGCCAGTGAAAGCGAAAACGGAGGAGAGAGCAGCGCGGCGGACGGGTGGCGCTTAAATATTCGCGTCGCTCACTTTGCTCGCGCTTTGGTGTACTTTGGGATACACCTCCGGTTGGCGCATAACTTCCTCATACGAAGGCGGTGGCGCTGTAAAAGAGAAAGTTGAGGAAATTGAATTTGGCTTGTTGCATTGCtacttttgtttgctttactttCCACGCGTGAGTTAACTTGTGTTTGTGCGTGTTGTGTGCAATTATCTGTaaatgcatacttttaggcgtcgTGCCTTGTTCGAGCATGAGTTTTCATAATTACCATTGATGATGTACTCCTCGTCGTGCATATACGCCGGATTCACAACCGCATCTGTGGGATATGTGGTTTCTATGGTGCGCTCGTCGGGCAGTGCCGAGCGTTGCGAGCGATTCGAATGCCTGCGCAAGCTGTTACTCTGCTGATGATATGAGTCCAAATACTGTTCTTCGTTATCCATTTCGTCCGGTGGCAATTCTATGATGTGCACCGAGGGACGACGACCTAGCAAATATTTGGAGGAGTCGAGTCAGTAGAGCAACATTAAACGGGTTTATAGATAATActttaatgtgtgtgtgtgtgtgggtgagtgGAACCCAAAACTCACCCGCCGCTATTGCGTCCGTGTAGTGCTCGGTGAAGGCGAGATGTGGTGTGATCGACTTTTTGCACTTGAGAAACAACACAATCAGTATCCAGCCGAGTATCAAGAAGAGATACACGAAACCCAGCATACTCATAGAAGAACAATGTGTGTGGCCAACACTGTCTCTATTctttctaaaatttcaaaaacactttCTATGCTACTTTTTTGAGATTGCAACGGCACAAAATGAATTTCGCTATTTAAGTGTGCGCTAAACCACTGAAAGTCGAAATGGTCGCCCATAGAGCCATAGAGTTCGGACGGTGGTTTGTTGGTGATTTTTAATGGCCACCAGTCAAAATTATTAAGTGAAAATCGATAATTGGCAAAGTTATTTGGCGCGCGCGACATGCAGCGACATTGTTGTGGCTACGCTAGAATCGTGACACGAACTGAGCTGACCACGCTGCCGTACGCAAGGATATTTGGCTTGGCCAGCGCCTCCCGAGCGCTACTCGCGTCAGCTGCCATAGTCACTAACTAGGCTACGCTGATAGCCTTGTGTGgccacaacaataaaaaatgcgaagaaaaattaaacaaataactgtacaaatgcacacacacatagcaaCAAATGCGCGTGGGCTTATGCTTATGTCAATGGTTCCTTCAGCCGAATGTGGGAGTGCTGCTTACAtactatttatataatatatatatatatatgcatgtatgtatgtatgtatgtttgtatgtatgtaagtaggtgGAAATGTCCATAATTGCGTGCGACATGTGAAGTGCCGCTAATCGCATTTAAATGCTcagttatgtgtgtgtgtaatgtgCCAATCGCGCGGCACGAGGATAGCCTGCTTGTGGTTTCCTTGAAATGAGCGCACCCACAAACTGACAAACTCACCCATGAGCATGTGAGCATTGGCTTGGCTTTCCCAGACATttgcatttacatttttaaaattagcaaattaCCTTTGAAATGGAAATTGAACTGGCGGCAATGAGAGcactttcacttttcatttcTGTGTGTGaagcataaataaatactcgtgtatgtatgtatgtcagttgAGTTAACATTTTAGGGCAATTTAATAgttcgaatttcgaaatatgTAGTTCGCCTGGTCTCCCAGAACCACTTTTAAATGTATGTACGAGTAGTGTCTGTTAGGAAACCTAGGTGTTGGCTTTGTAGGAGGAGGCTTAAAGCAGACAAAAGCCAAAAAGAGTCCTAATAGTTCACGATATCCAAATTTCTTATTGAGAAATCAAATATGAGAAAAAGTTGCCAGTTAGAGACAATTTCCTGAAATTCAATCATAAAGTGGGCATGGAAGGGTTTACTCCCTTTAGAATGTTGCTCATAAAATTCAACAGTTCGAAAATAGTACACGCCCCTGCAGAGTGggcataatttatttaatatcataACCATTTAGAAAACGATCGAATGTGCTGTCACAGAATTAGTTTTGGCTTTTTATCGCGCCTACTTTACCCTGACGAAATGATGATGCCGCTATGCTATGACGTCACCAGTTTTGGTTGCTTTCGTAATGCTTGGATGACCCTCCCACACATACCGTATGCACACCTACTTATTCTAAATTcatttaaagggtgatccaagtagaggtatcttttacaacgtttacaaatccttcaactttattacgaaaattcaagtTCTATAAAGAATGTTTTTTGCGCGTGCCCTCAACTTAGAgccaacataatcggcctactcagcatactattcgcaacaccatcacccatcttgagacccagcatacattattggataatattcgatcgaatagaccacgttcagcacgcagtgaagaaaatataccaGCCGTAGCTGTGAGCCTACACGAAGGCCGTGAAGAATCGATTCGGCaccgtttgcagcaactcggactgaagTATGGAACGACTCTTTCACATTACACGacgaaatcttaaattgaaatcgtaaaaaatacagcttgtacaagaaATGAAGCTGCTCGACCTTGCTAAGCTACATCgattcgctctatgggctcttgaaaagttccaagaagatccgacgttttcaagccaaattttgttcagcgatgaggctcatttctggctgaatgagtatataaacaagccaaattgccgcatttgggacgaagcgCAACCTTAgcagattcaagagctgccattttatccagaaaaaacaacagtttaaTGTGGTTTGTGAGCCTATGGAATTATCGGattatatttcttcatttggaagagataatcttaaaaaactaaattacaaagaatgttctttcgaatgataataaacattcctcattaaacttgaagtttctgtgtttttttctttaagaaagaaagaaacctcgaaatggatcaccctttatgtacACAAACAAGTACTTTATCACAAAGACGAGTGCATTTAGGCAATTGTTACGTCCAGTGAACGGGAAAGCAaactaaagaaaatttgtattatttatcaataaattgATGGGTCAGAGGGCACTCATACTATACCTCCCCTGACCCCGATATCCCTGTCCCCTCTATGGTCATCGTAACGTTTGCTTGCTTTTATTCTCAATTCTTTTCTGCGCTGTTAAATATTCAAACGTCACATCCTAACACCAAAGAATTAGAGCAATAActgtgaaaaatgtgaaaaaggtAAACATGCATTAGAGTATTAATTATAGACATTAACGGTACTTTGTGAATATCACATTTGACGTATGTAGCCCTTTTTAGTGTATACAAGTTTCTTGCCTTGTATGTGTCGATGTATTTCTTTGGTTATAAAGTTGTGTTCTCTTGATCGgagacaatattttttaataatgggGAGAACTGAAAATGACATGATGGTTCATTATTACCGTTATATAAAGAAAacttaatatttgtaaataattacaaTATATTGTGAAAAGATGATAGTACCCTTTTCCATcgggtctttccaacggagtgaaggtctacCTTTGCTTCCgtcggcaggtactgcgtcgaatactctcagagctggagtgttttcattcattcggtgacctagctagcgtaggCGCTATCTTTTAATTAGcagaactatgccaatgtcgtcgtatatctcatagaGCCCATCGAATACGAATTCTTctacagaacctttctctcgaaaacttttaacaccgactcatcagatctcgtcatcgtccatgtctctgcaccatgtaggaggacgggaataatgagtgacttataaagtttggtttgTTGTCTTCGACTTCGAAGGAATGTCTGCTTACAGTGGTGTGGGAGCCTAGATGCGAgggcgatgactgtttgtttgatgacaggagatatttggCTTGCCATCGTTctctaaattcagacatagcggaaTAAAGATAGCTGCTTTTCGTGTTGTCAAAAGCATCTTTAAAATCGgcgaaaaggtggtgtgtgtcga includes:
- the LOC105225439 gene encoding protein fem-1 homolog B isoform X1 produces the protein MCNEVRALSIAMMEELAEEVQLHFPGEKVNAPLLITIYYAARLDHAKRLLAATNDIHNKELVNYLVNLKFDEVDGQSVTPLTMAAMMGNVTFVKTLLTQFDIDLERECTVVFDGLLVYGATALWVAAGMGHMQVVKMLVQRGADVNHNTKAQSSPLRAACYEGRLDIVKYLIEHGADVNLANTYNNTSIMIAAYKGHAHVVDTLLKNGANPNEQALCGATALHYAAECGHLDVCRLLLDHGARMQKNEHGLTPVLQAAERTHEAVVEMFISRPGLMTKEEIITAIELMGASFANDKDNYNVTKAYQHMMRAMEMRYEDEQKVIRKRVMAPVPAYDDWFETENIPELQAIRLNHHSIHMEALTIRERILGKHYPDLPQPIVYRGAVMADQGRFAQCQVLWNYAIDLRMINNVSVERDLLRFAQLFSQILRLEKQTLDLSLVLSVLVKCQQEIENNKYKIAHPGPKDVPQMLADQNEQNVVTALYLIKIITKLLAHTNIDIERNQIEQLYSTILKFIKCDTRLADGQTLLHLAVNGVTPVDDFYTSDICRFPCFRTALLLVHVGASVTAVDRDRNTPLHTLVSSIQSPRDNPHVLVQAEKIVKLFVDAGAHLDAVNANGLTPARVGNAAGISNLILSYQNSLTSLKCIASRCIAFHKLKYQGFIPKALEAFIQMHSAEKFCA
- the LOC105225439 gene encoding protein fem-1 homolog B isoform X2, with translation MNSERIRTRKRLFESAWPGAKFWRGTSTTPISSYISYPAKFDEVDGQSVTPLTMAAMMGNVTFVKTLLTQFDIDLERECTVVFDGLLVYGATALWVAAGMGHMQVVKMLVQRGADVNHNTKAQSSPLRAACYEGRLDIVKYLIEHGADVNLANTYNNTSIMIAAYKGHAHVVDTLLKNGANPNEQALCGATALHYAAECGHLDVCRLLLDHGARMQKNEHGLTPVLQAAERTHEAVVEMFISRPGLMTKEEIITAIELMGASFANDKDNYNVTKAYQHMMRAMEMRYEDEQKVIRKRVMAPVPAYDDWFETENIPELQAIRLNHHSIHMEALTIRERILGKHYPDLPQPIVYRGAVMADQGRFAQCQVLWNYAIDLRMINNVSVERDLLRFAQLFSQILRLEKQTLDLSLVLSVLVKCQQEIENNKYKIAHPGPKDVPQMLADQNEQNVVTALYLIKIITKLLAHTNIDIERNQIEQLYSTILKFIKCDTRLADGQTLLHLAVNGVTPVDDFYTSDICRFPCFRTALLLVHVGASVTAVDRDRNTPLHTLVSSIQSPRDNPHVLVQAEKIVKLFVDAGAHLDAVNANGLTPARVGNAAGISNLILSYQNSLTSLKCIASRCIAFHKLKYQGFIPKALEAFIQMHSAEKFCA
- the LOC105225436 gene encoding uncharacterized protein LOC105225436 isoform X2, translating into MSMLGFVYLFLILGWILIVLFLKCKKSITPHLAFTEHYTDAIAAGRRPSVHIIELPPDEMDNEEQYLDSYHQQSNSLRRHSNRSQRSALPDERTIETTYPTDAVVNPAYMHDEEYIINAPPPSYEEVMRQPEVYPKVHQSASKVSDANI
- the LOC105225436 gene encoding uncharacterized protein LOC105225436 isoform X1; translated protein: MSMLGFVYLFLILGWILIVLFLKCKKSITPHLAFTEHYTDAIAAGRRPSVHIIELPPDEMDNEEQYLDSYHQQSNSLRRHSNRSQRSALPDERTIETTYPTDAVVNPAYMHDEEYIINDNCTQHAQTQVNSRVETPPPSYEEVMRQPEVYPKVHQSASKVSDANI